Proteins from a genomic interval of Streptococcus oralis:
- the rpsE gene encoding 30S ribosomal protein S5, whose translation MAFKDNAVELEERVVAVNRVTKVVKGGRRLRFAALVVVGDHNGRVGFGTGKAQEVPEAIRKAVEDAKKNLIEVPMVGTTIPHEVLSEFGGAKVLLKPAVEGSGVAAGGAVRAVVELAGVADITSKSLGSNTPINIVRATVEGLKQLKRAEEVAALRGISVSDLA comes from the coding sequence ATGGCATTTAAAGACAATGCAGTTGAATTAGAAGAACGCGTAGTTGCTGTCAACCGTGTTACAAAAGTTGTTAAAGGAGGACGTCGTCTTCGTTTCGCAGCTCTTGTTGTTGTCGGTGACCACAACGGTCGTGTAGGATTTGGTACTGGTAAGGCTCAAGAAGTTCCAGAAGCAATCCGCAAAGCAGTAGAAGATGCTAAGAAAAACTTGATTGAAGTTCCTATGGTTGGAACAACAATCCCACACGAAGTTCTTTCAGAATTCGGTGGAGCTAAAGTATTGTTGAAACCTGCTGTAGAAGGTTCTGGAGTTGCCGCTGGTGGTGCGGTTCGTGCCGTTGTGGAATTGGCAGGTGTGGCAGATATTACATCTAAATCACTTGGTTCTAACACTCCAATCAACATTGTTCGCGCAACTGTTGAAGGTTTGAAACAATTGAAACGCGCTGAAGAAGTTGCTGCCCTTCGTGGTATTTCAGTTTCTGATTTGGCATAA
- the infA gene encoding translation initiation factor IF-1, producing MAKDDVIEVEGKVVDTMPNAMFTVELENGHQILATVSGKIRKNYIRILAGDRVTVEMSPYDLTRGRITYRFK from the coding sequence GTGGCAAAAGACGATGTGATTGAAGTTGAAGGCAAAGTAGTCGATACAATGCCGAACGCAATGTTTACGGTTGAACTTGAAAATGGACATCAGATTTTAGCAACAGTTTCTGGTAAAATTCGTAAAAACTATATTCGTATTTTAGCGGGAGATCGTGTTACTGTCGAGATGAGTCCATATGACTTGACACGTGGACGTATCACTTACCGCTTTAAATAA
- a CDS encoding ACT domain-containing protein, with protein sequence MKAIITVVGKDKAGIVAGVSTKIAELGLNIDDISQTVLDEYFTMMAVVSSDEKQDFTSLRNEFETFGQTLNVKINIQSAAIFDAMYNI encoded by the coding sequence ATGAAGGCTATTATTACAGTGGTTGGTAAGGACAAGGCTGGGATCGTTGCAGGCGTGTCTACTAAGATTGCAGAGTTGGGTTTGAATATTGACGATATTTCTCAGACGGTGTTGGATGAATACTTTACCATGATGGCGGTCGTTTCTAGTGACGAAAAACAGGATTTTACCTCTCTCAGAAATGAGTTTGAAACTTTCGGTCAGACCTTGAATGTTAAAATCAATATTCAAAGTGCAGCGATTTTTGACGCCATGTATAATATCTAG
- the rpsM gene encoding 30S ribosomal protein S13 yields MARIAGVDIPNDKRVVISLTYVYGIGLSTSKKILAAAGISEDVRVRDLTSDQEDAIRREVDAIKVEGDLRREVNLNIKRLMEIGSYRGIRHRRGLPVRGQNTKNNARTRKGKAVAIAGKKK; encoded by the coding sequence ATGGCTCGTATTGCTGGAGTTGACATTCCAAATGACAAACGCGTAGTAATCTCATTGACTTACGTTTATGGTATCGGACTTTCAACATCTAAGAAAATTTTGGCTGCTGCTGGAATCTCAGAAGATGTTCGTGTACGTGACCTTACATCAGATCAAGAAGATGCTATCCGTCGTGAAGTGGATGCAATCAAAGTTGAAGGTGACCTTCGTCGTGAAGTAAACTTGAACATTAAACGTTTGATGGAAATCGGTTCATACCGTGGTATTCGTCACCGTCGTGGACTTCCTGTCCGTGGACAAAACACTAAAAACAATGCTCGCACTCGTAAAGGTAAAGCTGTTGCGATTGCTGGTAAGAAAAAATAA
- the rplF gene encoding 50S ribosomal protein L6 has translation MSRIGNKVIVLPAGVEVTNNDNVVTVKGPKGELTRKFSKDIEIRVEGTEVTLHRPNDSKEMKTIHGTTRALLNNMVIGVSEGFKKELEMRGVGYRAQLQGSKLVLAVGKSHPDEVEAPEGITFELPNPTTIVVSGISKEVVGQTAAYVRSLRSPEPYKGKGIRYVGEYVRLKEGKTGK, from the coding sequence ATGTCACGTATTGGTAATAAAGTTATCGTGTTGCCTGCTGGTGTTGAAGTCACTAACAATGACAACGTAGTAACTGTAAAAGGACCTAAAGGAGAACTTACTCGTAAGTTCTCAAAAGATATTGAAATTCGCGTGGAAGGTACTGAAGTAACTCTTCACCGTCCAAACGATTCAAAAGAAATGAAAACTATCCACGGAACTACTCGTGCCCTTTTGAACAACATGGTAATTGGTGTATCAGAAGGATTCAAGAAAGAACTTGAAATGCGTGGGGTTGGTTACCGTGCACAACTTCAAGGATCAAAACTTGTTTTGGCTGTTGGTAAATCTCATCCAGATGAAGTTGAAGCTCCAGAAGGGATTACTTTTGAACTTCCAAACCCAACAACAATCGTTGTTAGCGGAATTTCAAAAGAAGTGGTTGGTCAAACAGCTGCTTACGTACGTAGCCTTCGTTCACCAGAACCTTACAAAGGTAAAGGTATTCGTTACGTTGGAGAGTACGTTCGTCTTAAAGAAGGTAAAACAGGTAAATAA
- the rplQ gene encoding 50S ribosomal protein L17 produces MAYRKLGRTSSQRKAMLRDLTTDLLINESIVTTEARAKEIRKTVEKMITLGKRGDLHARRQAAAFVRNEIASENYDEATDKYTSTTALQKLFSEIAPRYAERNGGYTRILKTEPRRGDAAPMAIIELV; encoded by the coding sequence ATGGCTTACCGTAAACTAGGACGCACTAGCTCACAACGTAAAGCAATGCTTCGCGATTTGACAACTGACCTTTTGATCAACGAATCAATCGTGACAACTGAAGCTCGTGCTAAAGAAATCCGTAAAACTGTTGAAAAAATGATTACTCTAGGTAAACGTGGTGATTTGCATGCACGTCGTCAAGCAGCTGCTTTCGTACGTAATGAAATCGCATCTGAAAACTATGATGAAGCAACTGATAAGTACACTTCTACTACAGCACTTCAAAAATTGTTCTCAGAAATCGCACCTCGTTATGCTGAACGTAACGGTGGATACACTCGTATCCTTAAAACTGAACCACGCCGTGGGGATGCTGCGCCAATGGCGATCATCGAATTAGTATAA
- the rpsH gene encoding 30S ribosomal protein S8: MVMTDPIADFLTRIRNANQAKHEVLEVPASNIKKGIAEILKREGFVKNVEIIEDDKQGIIRVFLKYGPNGEKVITNLKRVSKPGLRVYKKREDLPKVLNGLGIAILSTSEGLLTDKEARQKNVGGEVIAYVW; this comes from the coding sequence ATGGTTATGACTGACCCAATCGCAGACTTCCTAACTCGTATTCGTAACGCTAACCAAGCGAAACACGAAGTACTTGAAGTACCTGCATCAAACATCAAAAAAGGGATTGCTGAAATCCTTAAACGCGAAGGTTTTGTAAAAAACGTTGAAATCATCGAAGATGACAAACAAGGCATCATCCGTGTATTCCTTAAATACGGACCAAACGGTGAAAAAGTTATCACTAACTTGAAACGCGTTTCTAAACCAGGACTTCGTGTCTACAAAAAACGTGAAGATCTTCCAAAAGTACTTAACGGACTTGGAATTGCTATCCTTTCAACTTCTGAAGGTTTGCTTACTGATAAAGAAGCGCGCCAAAAGAATGTTGGTGGGGAAGTTATCGCTTACGTTTGGTAA
- a CDS encoding adenylate kinase translates to MNLLIMGLPGAGKGTQAAKIVEKFHVAHISTGDMFRAAMANQTEMGVLAKSYIDKGELVPDEVTNGIVKERLSQDDIKETGFLLDGYPRTIEQAHALDETLAELGIELEGVINIEVNPDCLLERLSGRIIHRKTGETFHKVFNPPVDYKEEDYYQREDDKPETVKHRLDVNIAQGEPIIAHYRAKGLVHDIEGNQDINDVFKDIEKVLTNLK, encoded by the coding sequence ATGAATCTTTTGATTATGGGCTTACCTGGAGCAGGTAAGGGAACGCAAGCAGCTAAAATTGTGGAGAAATTCCATGTTGCACATATCTCAACAGGCGATATGTTCCGTGCTGCAATGGCTAATCAAACTGAAATGGGTGTACTTGCAAAGTCATACATTGACAAAGGTGAGTTGGTCCCAGACGAAGTTACAAATGGTATTGTTAAAGAACGCCTTTCACAGGACGATATCAAAGAAACAGGTTTCTTGTTAGATGGTTATCCACGTACGATTGAACAAGCTCATGCCTTGGATGAAACATTGGCTGAACTTGGTATTGAACTTGAAGGAGTAATCAACATCGAAGTGAATCCAGACTGTCTCTTGGAACGCTTGAGTGGCCGTATCATTCACCGCAAAACAGGTGAAACTTTCCACAAAGTTTTCAATCCACCAGTTGACTACAAAGAAGAGGATTACTACCAACGTGAAGATGATAAACCTGAGACAGTTAAACATCGTTTGGATGTGAATATTGCACAAGGTGAACCAATCATTGCTCACTATCGTGCTAAAGGTTTAGTTCATGATATCGAAGGAAATCAAGATATCAATGATGTGTTCAAAGACATCGAAAAAGTATTGACAAATTTGAAATAA
- the rplR gene encoding 50S ribosomal protein L18 translates to MISKPDKNKLRQKRHRRVRGKLSGTADRPRLNVFRSNTGIYAQVIDDVAGVTLASASTLDKEVSKGTKTEQAVAVGKLVAERANAKGISEVVFDRGGYLYHGRVKALADAARENGLKF, encoded by the coding sequence GTGATTTCTAAACCAGATAAAAACAAACTCCGTCAAAAACGCCACCGTCGCGTTCGCGGAAAACTCTCTGGAACTGCTGATCGCCCACGTTTGAACGTATTCCGTTCTAATACAGGCATCTACGCTCAAGTGATTGATGACGTAGCGGGTGTAACGCTCGCAAGTGCTTCAACTCTTGACAAAGAAGTTTCAAAAGGAACTAAAACTGAACAAGCCGTTGCTGTCGGTAAACTCGTTGCAGAACGTGCAAACGCTAAAGGTATTTCAGAAGTGGTGTTCGACCGCGGTGGATATCTATATCACGGACGTGTGAAAGCTTTGGCTGATGCAGCTCGTGAAAACGGATTGAAATTCTAA
- the rpmD gene encoding 50S ribosomal protein L30, which produces MAQIKITLTKSPIGRIPSQRKTVVALGLGKLNSSVIKEDNAAIRGMITAVSHLVTVEEVN; this is translated from the coding sequence ATGGCTCAAATTAAAATTACTTTGACTAAGTCTCCAATCGGACGCATTCCATCACAACGTAAAACTGTTGTAGCACTTGGACTTGGCAAATTGAACAGCTCTGTTATTAAAGAAGATAATGCTGCTATCCGTGGTATGATCACTGCAGTATCTCACTTGGTAACAGTTGAAGAAGTAAACTAA
- the rpmJ gene encoding 50S ribosomal protein L36, translated as MKVRPSVKPICEYCKVIRRNGRVMVICPANPKHKQRQG; from the coding sequence ATGAAAGTAAGACCATCGGTCAAACCAATTTGCGAATACTGTAAAGTAATTCGTCGTAATGGTCGTGTTATGGTAATTTGCCCAGCAAATCCAAAACACAAACAACGTCAAGGATAA
- the secY gene encoding preprotein translocase subunit SecY, which produces MFFKLLKEALKVKQVRSKILFTIFIILVFRIGTSITVPGVNAKSLEALSGLSFLNMLSLVSGNAMKNFSVFALGVSPYITASIVVQLLQMDILPKFVEWGKQGEVGRRKLNQATRYIALVLAFVQSIGITAGFNTLSGAKLLTTDLTPQVFVTIGIILTAGSMIVTWLGEQITDKGYGNGVSMIIFAGIVASIPEMIKGIYVDYFVNIPSSRLTSSIIFVVILIIAVLLIVYFTTYVQQAEYKIPIQYTKVAQGAPSSSYLPLKVNPAGVIPVIFASSITAAPAAILQFLSATGHDWAWVRTAQEMLSTTSPTGVAMYALLIILFTFFYTFVQINPEKAAENLQKSGAYIHGVRPGKGTEEYMSKLLRRLATVGSIFLGVISILPIVAKDVFGLSEVVAFGGTSLLIIISTGIEGIKQLEGYLLKRKYVGFLDTTE; this is translated from the coding sequence ATGTTTTTTAAATTATTAAAAGAAGCTCTCAAGGTTAAACAAGTTCGCTCAAAAATTCTCTTTACAATTTTTATCATTCTTGTTTTCCGTATTGGGACAAGTATTACTGTTCCAGGGGTGAATGCAAAAAGTTTAGAAGCTCTCAGTGGTTTATCTTTCTTAAACATGCTTAGTCTAGTTTCAGGGAATGCCATGAAGAACTTCTCTGTTTTTGCACTCGGAGTAAGTCCGTATATCACTGCTTCTATCGTTGTTCAATTGCTACAAATGGATATTTTACCGAAGTTTGTAGAATGGGGCAAACAAGGGGAAGTGGGACGGAGAAAACTAAATCAGGCTACTCGTTACATTGCACTTGTGCTTGCATTTGTTCAATCTATTGGGATTACAGCAGGGTTTAATACTCTATCTGGAGCGAAATTATTAACGACAGATTTAACTCCGCAAGTCTTTGTTACTATTGGTATCATCCTAACAGCAGGTAGTATGATTGTAACTTGGCTTGGGGAACAAATTACAGATAAAGGATATGGAAACGGTGTTTCTATGATCATCTTTGCAGGTATTGTCGCTTCAATTCCTGAGATGATTAAGGGTATCTATGTTGACTACTTTGTCAATATTCCAAGTAGCCGATTGACTTCATCTATTATCTTTGTTGTTATTTTGATTATCGCTGTCTTGTTGATTGTTTACTTTACAACATATGTTCAACAGGCAGAATATAAAATCCCAATCCAATATACAAAGGTTGCTCAAGGAGCTCCATCAAGCTCATACCTTCCTTTGAAGGTAAATCCAGCGGGGGTTATCCCAGTTATCTTTGCAAGTTCCATTACAGCAGCACCTGCAGCTATCCTTCAATTTTTGAGTGCTACAGGTCATGATTGGGCTTGGGTACGTACAGCACAGGAAATGTTATCTACAACATCTCCGACAGGTGTTGCTATGTATGCCTTGTTGATCATTCTCTTTACATTCTTCTATACATTTGTACAGATCAATCCAGAGAAAGCAGCAGAAAACTTGCAAAAGAGTGGAGCTTACATTCATGGAGTCCGTCCTGGTAAAGGGACAGAAGAATATATGTCGAAACTTCTTCGTCGCCTTGCGACGGTCGGATCAATCTTCCTTGGTGTCATTTCTATCTTACCTATCGTAGCTAAAGATGTATTTGGCCTTTCAGAAGTTGTTGCTTTTGGGGGAACAAGTCTACTAATCATTATCTCGACAGGTATTGAAGGAATTAAACAATTGGAAGGGTATCTATTGAAACGTAAGTATGTTGGTTTCTTAGACACAACAGAATAG
- a CDS encoding DNA-directed RNA polymerase subunit alpha, with product MIEFEKPNITKIDENKDYGKFVIEPLERGYGTTLGNSLRRVLLASLPGAAVTSINIDGVLHEFDTVPGVREDVMQIILNIKGIAVKSYVEDEKIIELDVEGPAEITAGDILTDSDIEIVNPDHYLFTIGEGSSLKATMTVNSGRGYVPADENKKDNAPVGTLAVDSIYTPVTKVNYQVEPARVGSNDGFDKLTLEILTNGTIIPEDALGLSARILTEHLDLFTNLTEIAKSAEVMKEADTESDDRILDRTIEELDLSVRSYNCLKRAGINTVHDLTEKSEAEMMKVRNLGRKSLEEVKLKLIDLGLGLKDK from the coding sequence ATGATTGAGTTTGAAAAACCAAATATAACAAAAATTGATGAAAATAAAGATTATGGCAAGTTTGTAATCGAACCACTTGAACGTGGCTACGGTACAACTCTTGGTAACTCTCTTCGTCGTGTACTACTAGCTTCTCTACCAGGAGCAGCTGTGACATCTATCAACATTGATGGTGTGTTACATGAGTTTGACACAGTTCCAGGTGTTCGTGAAGACGTGATGCAAATCATTCTGAACATTAAAGGAATTGCAGTGAAATCATACGTTGAAGACGAAAAAATCATTGAGCTTGACGTTGAAGGTCCTGCTGAAATTACAGCTGGAGATATTTTGACTGACAGTGATATTGAGATTGTAAATCCAGATCATTATCTCTTTACAATCGGTGAAGGTTCTTCTCTAAAGGCGACAATGACTGTTAACAGTGGTCGTGGATATGTACCTGCTGATGAAAACAAAAAAGATAATGCGCCAGTTGGAACACTTGCTGTAGATTCTATTTATACACCAGTTACAAAAGTCAACTATCAAGTTGAACCTGCTCGTGTAGGTAGTAACGATGGTTTTGACAAATTAACCCTTGAAATCTTGACAAATGGAACAATTATTCCAGAAGATGCTTTAGGGCTTTCAGCACGTATCTTGACAGAACATCTTGATTTGTTTACAAATCTTACAGAGATTGCTAAATCTGCAGAAGTGATGAAAGAAGCTGATACTGAATCGGACGACCGTATTTTGGACCGTACGATTGAGGAACTGGACTTGTCTGTGCGTTCATATAACTGTTTGAAACGTGCCGGTATCAATACGGTGCATGATTTGACAGAAAAATCTGAAGCAGAGATGATGAAAGTACGAAATCTTGGACGTAAGAGTTTGGAAGAAGTGAAACTCAAACTCATTGACTTGGGTCTTGGATTAAAAGATAAATAA
- a CDS encoding PFL family protein translates to MDIRQVTETIAMIEEQNFDIRTITMGISLLDCIDPDINRAAEKIYQKITTKAANLVAVGDEIAAELGIPIVNKRVSVTPISLIGAATDATDYVVLAKALDKAAKEIGVDFIGGFSALIQKGYQKGDEILINSIPRALAETEKVCSSVNIGSTKSGINMTAVADMGRIIKETANLSDMGAAKLVVFANAVEDNPFMAGAFHGVGEADVIINVGVSGPGVVKRALEKVRGRSFDVVAETVKKTAFKITRIGQLVGQMASERLGVDFGIVDLSLAPTPAVGDSVARVLEEMGLETVGTHGTTAALALLNDQVKKGGVMACNQVGGLSGAFIPVSEDEGMIAAVQNGSLNLEKLEAMTAICSVGLDMIAIPEDTPAETIAAMIADEAAIGVINMKTTAVRIIPKGKEGDMIEFGGLLGTAPVMKVNGTSSVDFISRGGQIPAPIHSFKN, encoded by the coding sequence ATGGATATTAGACAAGTTACGGAAACCATTGCCATGATCGAGGAGCAGAACTTCGATATCAGAACCATCACCATGGGGATTTCCCTTTTGGATTGTATTGATCCAGATATCAATCGTGCTGCTGAAAAGATTTACCAAAAAATCACCACTAAAGCTGCGAATCTAGTGGCTGTGGGAGATGAAATTGCTGCAGAACTTGGGATTCCTATTGTTAATAAACGGGTATCGGTGACTCCGATTTCCTTGATTGGAGCAGCGACAGATGCGACTGACTATGTCGTTTTGGCAAAGGCACTTGACAAGGCTGCCAAGGAGATTGGTGTTGACTTTATCGGAGGTTTTTCGGCCTTGATACAAAAAGGCTACCAAAAAGGAGATGAGATTCTTATCAATTCTATCCCCCGTGCTCTAGCTGAGACAGAAAAGGTCTGTTCGTCCGTCAATATCGGCTCAACCAAGTCAGGCATCAATATGACAGCAGTTGCAGATATGGGACGTATCATCAAGGAAACAGCGAACTTATCAGATATGGGAGCTGCCAAATTAGTCGTATTTGCTAACGCCGTTGAGGACAATCCTTTTATGGCAGGGGCTTTCCATGGTGTTGGCGAAGCAGATGTTATCATCAATGTCGGAGTTTCTGGTCCTGGAGTTGTCAAGCGTGCCTTGGAAAAAGTTCGTGGACGGAGCTTTGATGTAGTAGCGGAAACAGTCAAGAAAACTGCCTTCAAGATTACTCGTATTGGTCAATTGGTTGGTCAGATGGCCAGCGAGAGACTGGGTGTCGACTTTGGGATAGTAGACCTAAGCTTGGCGCCTACTCCTGCGGTTGGTGATTCTGTGGCACGTGTTCTTGAAGAAATGGGCCTAGAAACAGTTGGTACGCATGGGACGACGGCTGCCCTCGCTCTTTTGAATGACCAAGTTAAGAAGGGCGGAGTGATGGCTTGTAACCAAGTCGGTGGCTTGTCAGGTGCTTTTATCCCCGTTTCTGAAGATGAGGGGATGATTGCTGCAGTGCAAAATGGCTCTCTGAATTTAGAGAAACTAGAAGCTATGACGGCTATCTGTTCTGTTGGGTTGGATATGATTGCCATTCCGGAAGATACGCCTGCTGAAACCATTGCGGCTATGATTGCGGATGAGGCGGCAATCGGTGTTATTAATATGAAAACAACGGCTGTCCGTATTATTCCAAAGGGCAAAGAAGGCGATATGATTGAGTTTGGAGGTTTGCTAGGGACAGCTCCAGTTATGAAGGTCAACGGGACTTCGTCTGTCGATTTCATCTCTCGCGGTGGGCAAATCCCAGCTCCAATCCATAGTTTTAAAAATTAA
- the rplO gene encoding 50S ribosomal protein L15: MKLHELKPAEGSRKVRNRVGRGTSSGNGKTSGRGQKGQKARSGGGVRLGFEGGQTPLFRRLPKRGFTNINAKEYAIVNLDQLNVFEDGAEVTPVVLIEAGIVKAEKSGVKILGNGELTKKLTVKAAKFSKSAEEAITAKGGSVEVI, from the coding sequence ATGAAACTTCATGAATTGAAACCTGCAGAAGGTTCTCGTAAAGTACGTAACCGTGTTGGTCGTGGTACTTCATCAGGTAACGGTAAAACATCTGGTCGCGGTCAAAAAGGTCAAAAAGCTCGTAGCGGTGGCGGAGTTCGCCTTGGTTTTGAAGGTGGACAAACTCCATTGTTCCGTCGTCTTCCAAAACGTGGATTCACCAACATCAACGCTAAAGAATACGCAATTGTAAACCTTGACCAATTGAACGTCTTTGAAGATGGTGCTGAAGTGACTCCAGTTGTGCTTATCGAAGCAGGAATTGTGAAAGCTGAAAAATCAGGTGTTAAAATTCTTGGTAACGGTGAATTGACTAAGAAATTGACTGTTAAAGCAGCTAAATTCTCTAAATCAGCTGAGGAAGCTATCACTGCTAAAGGTGGTTCTGTAGAAGTCATCTAA
- the rpsK gene encoding 30S ribosomal protein S11, which produces MAKPTRKRRVKKNIESGIAHIHATFNNTIVMITDVHGNAIAWSSAGALGFKGSRKSTPFAAQMASEAAAKSAQEHGLKSVEVTVKGPGSGRESAIRALAAAGLEVTAIRDVTPVPHNGARPPKRRRV; this is translated from the coding sequence TTGGCTAAACCAACACGTAAACGTCGTGTGAAAAAGAATATCGAATCTGGTATTGCTCATATTCACGCTACATTTAATAACACTATTGTTATGATTACTGATGTGCATGGTAATGCAATTGCTTGGTCATCAGCTGGTGCTCTTGGTTTCAAAGGTTCTCGTAAATCTACACCATTCGCTGCTCAAATGGCTTCTGAAGCTGCTGCTAAATCTGCACAAGAACACGGTCTTAAATCAGTTGAAGTTACTGTAAAAGGTCCAGGTTCTGGTCGTGAGTCAGCTATTCGTGCGCTTGCTGCCGCTGGTCTTGAAGTAACAGCAATTCGTGATGTGACTCCAGTGCCACACAATGGTGCTCGTCCTCCAAAACGTCGCCGTGTATAA